ACAAGGCACccacttccttgggcagcaCTTCAAGAAGGTGGTGGGGACGGACATCAGCGAAGCGCAGGTCCAGGAGGCCAAGGACACGCCCTGCATGCCCAACATCTCCTACCTGTGAGTGTCAGGACAGCACGCTCAGCCAAAGGCAGAACTCAGCTCCTCACCTGCAGGTGGTGGTTTGTGAGTATGACTGTTGTCAGAGCCGGCTGGCACCAAAGGATTCCATTTGATGGAATTCCCACTGTGAACAGGCATTAGACTTCCAGAAGGCGTGGTCTTGCATCCCAGACCATCAAAAAATACCGGCTGACTCCGTGTCCTGCTCTGCAATTCCCACGTCACACGTGGCTCTTTCCCTTGCAGCGTGtgccctgcagaggagctgcccttCCAGGACGGCTCCGTGGACGTGCTGACGTCCTTCACGGCCGCGCACTGGTTCGACATCGAGCGGTTCATGCGCGAGGCGCAGCGCGTGGTGAGGCCGGGCGGCTGCGTGGCCATCAGCACCTACACCGTGGACATGAGCCTGCGCTACGGAGACTGCTCCCAAACACTCACCAGCGTCTTCAGGGAGGTCAGCTGGTACAGCCTCACGCCTCGGGGGAATGTGGAGCGTTTGGGTGCAGAGAGGAAGGGTTGAGGAATCCTAATGCAGAACGGGCCAAAGGGATGGGTAAATGCAGGGTAAGGCTGAGGCAGGATTTAGAGACTTCCACATAGGGCAGACTCTGGTGGGGGTGAGAAGGGTGCCAGGGCAGATCTGGGAGCTGGTATTGTTCAGGAGACTTTTCCTGTTGCCCTGATCACAGTGAAAAgaatggaaacagcagaaactAAGTAGTCCTTTTTTTAGGAATCTTTCTGGACAAAGAGTATTTTAACAATTGGATAAAAGGAGACTCCCCACTATAAGTAAGAGCTGTGTAAGGAGGACAGGAGCCTTATTTCTGTAATAGGATCCTTGAATTCTTGACATTAAGCAAGATTTTGGTGTATTTTAATGCACCATAtatgtccttttaaaaaaaaggacataTATGAATGTACCAGATGCAGGCCCAAACCAGAGTTAAGTGGCATCTGAGAACTTCaggtggttttgtgtttgtttttaatacacTGTCCTTACAGTGCTGGGACAAGATTTTAGAATACTCACATAATAGACTAAAATATGTCTTGGATGACTACAAAGAGATCTTTGATGCCTTGCCATTCCCAGACAAGAAGAGGTGAGCAGAACCACTTTTGATGGTGTCAGATATTTTATCCACCACCACGTCTACCTGTTGTCTGTGTTCCCCTGCCTTTAACTTGCCAATGCTCCTTTCTTGTCCCTTGTAGAGTCACTGATATCTATGACCAAATTCCCATGACTGTTGAGGGTGTGGTTGGTTACATGGAGTCTGCCTCTCCATATCAAACCTTTAAGAAGAAAGACCCTGAAGCTGCAACATCCCTCCTCCGAGAGACTGAAAAAAGGTGAGAAAACTGCTTGGAAAAACAAGCAGGAtgtggaggagctgtgctgtacACTGCGTGCACAGGGAGGCTGTGCAGACCCCTTCAAAGCTGCAAGTGAACGTGTAGGGATAtgctccctcctttcccccactTGTCAGGGGTTAAACAGCAGATCTTTATATTTTAAGCCTGTGTAGCAGTAGGATGTGTTTGCTCTGATGTATCCATGAAACCTCTGAGGTGAGACTATCctgagttttttttcctggcttttaaTTGGCAAAGGGCATGAAAAATATTGGTGGTTGCATCTTCACCCATCTGTTTCAGCCCCAACAAGGGCCTGCTGGGAAGGGGTGCCTGCTCATTTATTCACTGACCAGAACAAGCCTTGTGGAAGCATTTCCACTCTGTGCTGTGGGGGGAAGAAGTCTGTCTCTGGTTGTGGGTGTTGCTCCACACGAGGTGGGAGCTGTCTGGGCAGGGTGAGACCCTTCCTCTGCTTGTCCTTTCAGGATGCTGGAGACAATGGGAGTTTCCTCTCGTGAGACCCCTGTGGAGTTCTGGGTGAGGCACGTCTGTGTGCTGGGGTGCAAAGGGCGCTGAGAGAGCAAACCCTTCTCCTGATCTCATGCTGCAGTGGAAGGAGAAGGTGGATTGTTCCCTAAAACCCTGCTTGTAACTGCTCTTAATCCTTGGGAATATTGGTGCTGATTTTGCTGATTGAAATGTTGGTGTCCTGTGGAAAGCAGATGGGGTTTTGTGCCCCTCAGGTTCTGTCCACCTTGGTCCTGCAGtctgcccagtgctgctcccttgGCACTGGAAGTGTCCCACTGTGGACTGCTGGTTTGATAACATGGGGAAGAGAATAACAGAAACAGCTGAGAAACTCACTGTATTTCTTACacaattaataatattaaaaatcaagCAGACAAAATGTTGCCTGTGGTTCCTGTTTTACAAAGAGGCTGTGGAGCACCCACTGGTGTGGGAATAACTGTGCTACATTGACACTGAGTGTCCTGATGCCCTTAGTGCCCCTATGCTCCATGGGCAGGGTGGGTTTTGGGTGGGAAGGGCCATTGacccctttccctgccctggcgAAGCGAGGAGCTGTGCACTGTCTTTGAAGGCTGCCCTGGAAAGGGCTGTTCTCAGCCACCCTGTGCCCCCATCCCTGGTGCCTTGCTGGCTGGTGCAGGTATTAGCACCTTACCTGCCCCAGGAGTGCCTTGGCCCTGGTGAGGCCCCTCAGAACAGCTCAGGAGCCATTATGGGATCACTGCTGAAGGAGGTTTGTGCCCCATCATCCACCCACGCTGCAAATGGAAGATTAGAGGCTGCATTTTTTGGGAGGGGCAATGGGAAACATGAGGGCTCAAATCCCTGGCACAGGTCACCTGTTTGCCTTCTGGATATTTCGAGTCCAGACCCACCCTCTGCAGGgatctttccctttcctgtaaTTCCTGCCCTTGGCAAGAAAGCTTCCCTGACACCATGGGAAGGCCTGTGCCCTCACTGTGTTCTACATCAGTGCATTTTTAAGAAAGGTGAAGTGCCACCTCTGCTCCTGACCCCAGAGAGTGGGGCTGGAGGTACTTCTGCTGAGGTGCTGGGCTCTCAGGGTCCTCACTAAGCTCCCCTCTGcttgcccagggcagggagcaaaGGCTTTGTCCCCACTTGGTCCCCCAGAGTTtgagtccagggcattcctctggatgccctggaaggtcacaggcCTCAGTAGAGAGGACTGGGATGTGAACAAGAGGGTTTGAATCCTGGCCAGGGGGCTGTGGAGCCAGCCCAGGGGggttgcctggcacagagcccaggaggacacagtcTCTGACTTCAGCCCgtggaaaaaagcttttaacactgagagaagaattacaagtcacaaaggtgtgacagacagtAGTGGTGTAGTGTTGTCGcagggtggaaaattttgtagttttagaGTTATTAGTATGGAGGTGAATGgggaacaagatggaggatttagggtggtgcCCTTGGTTCTTCTTCTCCCGtggcctccatcttctgctgtgatggtggcacaaagtagttgaaggagattgggtcagagtagagttGACCCTGTTAGTACAAGTGAGAGGTATTGGCACATCACTGTAAATAAGACacacgtaattatctgtataagaaTGCTGCAACCTCCCATTGAGAGGGGAGTAGTCCTGTGtccaagcagcagaacagaccttggctgggcacagagaacattgtaagataagaattaataaacaatgcaaaaaaccaagaaaaaacaagatCTTGAAGACTCCGTTTCATTCTTGCATCTGGCAcagggccttcagagggcaaaagactctaAACCCCCTAAATCTTGGGTGCAGAACCCAAACCTGAGGCCCCAGGAAGGTGATGGGGTCTCAGAAGGACAGCTATGGTGTGGGAAGCCCATCATGGGTGGGAGGCTGGTCTCTTGTGTCCACggccaggtgctggagcagcaatACTGTCACTGCctgaggggctgctctgggtgcagGTTGGGTttgggccagcagcagctgtcaggCCTCTCTCGCTGGGAGAGCATGAGGGGTCGCTCCTGCCCGGGATGACAGTGGGTGGCACCACTGCTGCCATGCCGACGGCCTCTCTGGCTGCCTGGGCCGGGgaagccccagctctgctggcagggcttGTCCCTGTGAGGGGCATCCCTACAGACATTCCAACACAGGGAGGGGGGCCCCCAGGAGGTGACATCCTGTGTCCCTAGAGCGCTAGTAAAAAGCTCTAGGGAAAAATTGCTTCGGTTTTTCTCCTCACTTTAAGTTTAAAACAAGTTTAAGTCTGCTCTCTAATTACATTTCTAATTTAAAacccttccctccctgcaccAGCATCGCGCAGCGGGTGCCCGGCCATGATGTGACAAGCAGGGATTGCATCACCACCGTGCACAGTGGTGCAGCACCAGCCATTGCAGCTCACACGTGCTGGGAGGTGCTGAAGGGTTCTGGGAGAGGGAGTGGGGGCACTTTGGTGGCACAGAcaccctgggctggcagggacaggtcGGGTGATgactgaggagcagagcccaccTGATGCCCCCTGTCCTGGCACCATCACCATGAGCAGGGCTCCCACACATCACCcaagggtttatttttaatcctgGCTTTTTTGGGGCACGCTTTCTGTTTTATCTTCTCTACCCAGACTTCAGTCGGTTAAGCAGGGGTCACTTCCTCCCAGACTAGCCCACTGGGGTCAGGAGCCAGCTGGGCTCATCTTTACCCACTCCAGTGCCATGGCTTGTGGCAAAGGCTTTCCCACGCTCGTGCCGTGGAACCCGTGACTCACCACAGAGCAATTGCCTCACCCGGTGCTGATGCCAGCCCTGTCCAGTCAGGTTTCACTTTCGTTCTTGCACCTGGAAATCCCATACCTGGAATTTTTTGCTCCAAGTAAGCTTGAGTGATCCCAGCCTCCAGGCTGGATGAACCCAAGAAGGGTCTGCATCATCACcatctgtgctgctctcctggcacagcaccaTGGGCAGCTGGGACTGGAAAGATGACTGTGGTGGGTCCCCAGTGCCCTGTAGACTCTGTTGGGCACAGTGTGATGTTCCCAGCCCATGCTGGCGTTGGGGAACTCTCCACTGccaggccaggagctggcaCTGGCACAGTTTGGAGGAGCTGTGGTGAACGCAGCCATGCTTTGCTGGCTGGGCTATGGCAAAGCATGACATTGCTGAGCAAGATGCATCAAAGCCCAGGATGGCAACACCCCACCCCATAAAGAAAGAGcccttctgctgctcagccctgggggctcagctGTGGCTGGGGGTGGCACAAATATTGGAGCAAGGTGCCCAGAGAGATCCTCgtccctccatcccagctgccGCAAGCGCCGGGGGCTGCGCTCATGGCCTGGATTTGCCCCTCAGCTTTAGCTTTGGTGCCTCTGAATTTCGTTTTGCATGTTTGAAGAGACGAGGTTTCGCTTTACTTCTCCAAACAGAAATGACACCTGGGAGAGAGAAGCCACAGCGATGGGAAACAGGAGCCAAAGCTGTCCCACGAGAATGTGATGCTGCTCTGTGACCCGACGGGTGACCCGAAAGTGTCGCAGCAAGGATCGGTGGTGTGGGACCGTGGCTGGACCCCTTTCTCACTTTTCATCTATTGGGATTTTCTGCTAAGGTGCCCTCTATTCCAGCCGAGCTGCACCAGTTTGGATGACAGAAGTGGACTTACTTATGCTGGTTTGGACTTGTATTTCACAGCTACATTGATCACTAATTTTGTTGtgttgaataaaaattaatctcCTGTGAGTTTCTTTaatgggagagaaaggaaagacagaGTTGTCCTGTTCACCAAAAGGGCAGACAAGAGACCCCAAGGCTCAGGCTTTTAATTACTGACAACATTTTGCTGTCCTGGCTCTTCTCCAAGCTGTCTCTGCATCCAGTTTGGACAAAGTGGAAcgagctgctctccagcccatGCTGCCCCCTCCCATTTTTTATCTCCACCATGGTTTTCCAGGAAAGACCTGAGCCctgtgggaagctgctggagcaagAGAAGGGCTTGGGAAGGGCTCGAGAGGGGCTCAAGAAGGGCTGGATGGACCCTGTGAGTCAACAGCTGGTCCTGCTTGACTTCTTTATGATCTGGATGATGAGGGCCAGGGGACCCTCGCTGTACCAAGCTCAGTGGTGACACCAAACTGGGAGGAGTGGATGACCCAGCAGGggattgtgctgctgctgtccacagGGACCTCAACAAGCTGGAGAAGTGGGCTGCTGGGAACCTCTGAAGATCAGCAGGGGGAAGGCAAAGTCCTGCACCTGAGgaggaacagccccaggcaccCGGCAAGCTGAGGGGGCCTGGAGAGAAACAAGTGAGGCAGAAAAtgacctgggggttctggtgggCACCaggttgaacatgagccaggaaAGTGTCCTGGTGGGAAAAAAGGTGAATGGTATACAGGGTTGCACTGGGAGGAGTGCCAGGGAAGGCaattcctcccttctcctcagcACGAGTGAGGCCACCCCTGAGGTGCTGAGTCCAGTTTTGGGCTCCTCAGTGGGAGACAGACATGGCAGGGACTGGTGGGAGTCCAATCAAGGTCATGAAGATGCAAcatctctcctatgaggaaaggctgagagaggaggctcagggggtCATGGTGgtgtgacagcacagcacacGCTGAACCAGGAAAAGTCCATGtgaacacaataaaaaaaacagagaggCTGTGAAGTGTCcactccatccctggagattCTCAAAACTGGtcactgtcctgggcagcccatGCCAGCTGATCCTGCCAGAGCaagggttggactggatgatgtTGAGAGGTCCCAGCCCACCTCCAAGACCACCTCCATGCCACTCTGCTCACCCACAGGTGTACTTTTATACATGCTTCCACAAGaacttctctccttttctgcaACTCTCTGAAATCAGCACTTCAGTTCCAAATATGAACATTAAAAATTGGGTCCTCCTGGACTGTTCTGTGGTCCTGCAAAGTGCATTTATCCCTTCTACTTTCTTATTGTCTGCTTCTTAGATCCAGGTATTGCCctaattttttatgtttaatgCTTGATGAACACATGAGCCTAGGAGTGACTACAGGAGGTTCCCTCGAGAGAGGGACAGTTTGCTGAGAGGTACCGTTCCAGCTGTCAGCAGAGGGATGTCAATACACCCTATTTTGtgtctccaggctgagcagggaggaaaCCCCAGCCAGCTCCATTGGCTTGTAGGGTGGCAGCCTTGCTCATCTTCATCTCACTCCACAACTCTGTGGAGGGAAACTCTCTCTCTGGAAAACTTCAGGTGAAGTGCTGCTTTCacctttttccctgctttggTGGTGAGCCTGGTCCCCCAGGATAACACAGCCATAAAAGCTCAtgcctgcagcctgggctgtgccgtgcccactcctggctgctgcttaTGCCCCCTCCCTGCCACGGCATTCAGGGAAACTGAAGCCTGAACTCCTGCTGCCACTCAGGAGGCACCAAACCCCTCCTGTCCCCGTgatcctgctgtccccaggtgtctCCCGCAGCTTTCAGCAGGGGCGGGGCTGGTGTGCCCCCCACTTtgccagccacagcctggcagcagcGCCCCCCCAGCCGCAGCATCCCTCGGCATGAGGCGGAGCAGGCAGCAGCGCTGCAGGCGGCAGGGCAGGTAACAGAGAGGAGATTCCCTGCAtcactttcattttcttgtttccaGCTCTATCAGCCCTGGGTTTTCCTACGAATATGAAAGCACCAGGTAGGAATAAAAggctggagatggagcagcaAGACAGCCACAGCGAGCAAGGCAAAGCAGATCCCCGAGACAGCCACCAGCTCAGCGGCTCCACATCTGAACAAGGCACCTGCGGCACCTGTCAGGCACCTCTGCACCTGAGATTTAGCGAATCCTGCCCGGAGTGCTCTGGTTCATCCTCTCTGGCATCTTGCACCGCAGCCTCCTCACCTCATCGTAATCCATCGCCGGCTGTCAAGCTTTCATTGCCAAAATGTTGTGCCTCAGCCTCACCCCACTGCTCGTGCTGGTGCTGGGGGTCAGCCTGGGGGCTGGCTTTCCCCAAGAGGCCCTGACGAAGGGCTGCAGGCTGTCCAAGTACCGGATCATCGTACCCGAGAAGCAGAAGGCTGTGGACAGGATGAGACAAGAGTTTGTGAGTACTGCTGGCAacagggggctgggggctggcagggggcaAGGCAGAGGGGATGCTGAATTCAAGACCTGAGTGACAAGGTGCAcgttttctgcagcagtttggggatGAGGAACATGTTTTCCAAGGGCGTTTGGGGACATGAAGGATGCTGGGCCAAATTTTGTCCTGGTCTCAGACCACTCAAGGCTGGCCGGGGTTGTACAACATTGCCAGATATCACGATGAGAGTTTTTCAGTCTCTCTCTTGTTTTATGCCCGCAGAAGAACAACCCCAAATGCAACACCAGGCTCTTCTATCGGAAATGGAACGCAGTAGACCTGCCGGTAAGAGTGAGGTGATGCTGTCAAAAGGGGGTAACACCTCTCCTGTCAGCCGGGTCCACCTCCACCCGCACCCCTGGGGGTGGAGACCTCCATCCTTCAGCCCCGGTGCTTCGGGTCCCTAAGCCAGGACTCTCCCACCCACAGATGTCCGACCGAGTGGTGCTGGTGGCGGCCGAGCTGAACCTCACCACCGCCATGCTGGAGCTCCCCGCCGGCCCCAGCTTTGCCGAGGTGTGCCGGCAGCCTCTGGAATTCTTCACCCAGGCCCGGAAGGAcgtgcagggctgtgtgagtgCCTCTCCGGGAGCCCTGCTCCGGGCCGGCTCAGCGGCCGCGCTGCGGGGCCGCTCCTTACCCAGCCGCTCTCCTTGCAGGTGGATCCCTCGCACCAGCCCTCGGGCAGGCTGAGGCACTGGCTGCACAAGCTGCAGGCGGCCATGCGAACAGTAAGTCAGGCCGGCGGGGTGGCGGGTTTTGGGGTGTCAGCGCCCGCACGGCTGCGCGGGGCTGGCTGCGCCCCCAGCGCAGAGCTGACCCGGCCCGTGTCCCCGCCGCAGGACAGCCCCGAGAGCACGGCGTGCCTCAGGGCCACCGCCATCCTCCACGTCATG
The genomic region above belongs to Sylvia atricapilla isolate bSylAtr1 chromosome 7, bSylAtr1.pri, whole genome shotgun sequence and contains:
- the LOC136363319 gene encoding putative methyltransferase DDB_G0268948, whose protein sequence is MATQMFEGRGHAAVYQKYRFAPGKELKQTILSYLQEKKAIPAELAVDVGCGSGQGTHFLGQHFKKVVGTDISEAQVQEAKDTPCMPNISYLVCPAEELPFQDGSVDVLTSFTAAHWFDIERFMREAQRVVRPGGCVAISTYTVDMSLRYGDCSQTLTSVFRECWDKILEYSHNRLKYVLDDYKEIFDALPFPDKKRVTDIYDQIPMTVEGVVGYMESASPYQTFKKKDPEAATSLLRETEKRMLETMGVSSRETPVEFWVRHVCVLGCKGR
- the LOC136363796 gene encoding interferon lambda-3-like; protein product: MLCLSLTPLLVLVLGVSLGAGFPQEALTKGCRLSKYRIIVPEKQKAVDRMRQEFFFSLSLVLCPQKNNPKCNTRLFYRKWNAVDLPMSDRVVLVAAELNLTTAMLELPAGPSFAEVCRQPLEFFTQARKDVQGCVDPSHQPSGRLRHWLHKLQAAMRTDSPESTACLRATAILHVMQVLDNLRCAALQDKC